In Polaromonas sp. JS666, one genomic interval encodes:
- a CDS encoding PaaI family thioesterase: MNETLLLQKGQAFLALQPAGVLIGAELHALSPGHCELQLPITEKILQQNGFVHGGVISYAADHALTYAGEPCWNGQLLPLSSKSTTSASKSSGPWPKAR; this comes from the coding sequence ATGAACGAAACCCTGCTCCTTCAGAAAGGGCAGGCGTTTTTGGCCCTGCAGCCTGCCGGTGTGCTGATCGGCGCCGAACTGCATGCGTTGTCACCGGGGCATTGCGAGTTGCAGCTTCCCATCACCGAAAAGATTCTTCAGCAGAATGGCTTTGTGCATGGTGGCGTGATCAGCTACGCCGCCGACCACGCGCTGACCTATGCCGGCGAACCCTGCTGGAATGGGCAGTTGTTACCGTTGAGTTCAAAATCAACTACATCAGCGAGCAAAAGCTCTGGGCCGTGGCCCAAGGCACGATAG
- a CDS encoding PaaI family thioesterase: MNFGAEIPFVHHLGFTLELFEGGESVLGYTPRPEHLNSFSVTHGGAVMTLMDVTMATAARSVQKDMGVVTIEMKTSFMRPAPGDGSKLTGKGRLMHRTATMAFTEATLYDDQGRACAHATGTFKYVKRLPTGPGAVNGLNPPVSPISTD, from the coding sequence ATGAATTTTGGCGCTGAAATCCCTTTCGTTCACCACCTTGGCTTCACGCTGGAGCTGTTTGAAGGCGGTGAATCGGTCCTTGGCTACACGCCGCGGCCCGAACACCTGAACTCGTTTTCCGTCACGCACGGCGGTGCGGTGATGACGCTGATGGACGTGACCATGGCGACGGCCGCGCGCAGTGTGCAAAAAGACATGGGCGTGGTCACCATCGAAATGAAGACCAGCTTCATGCGGCCCGCACCGGGCGACGGCAGCAAGCTCACGGGCAAGGGCCGGCTCATGCACCGCACCGCCACGATGGCGTTCACCGAAGCCACGCTGTACGACGACCAGGGCCGTGCTTGCGCACATGCCACCGGTACCTTCAAATACGTCAAGCGCCTGCCGACGGGGCCTGGAGCCGTGAACGGGCTCAATCCGCCTGTCAGTCCCATCTCGACGGATTAA
- a CDS encoding acyl-CoA dehydrogenase has translation MSLRPTLDFLLYQWLDAESLNRRERFADHSRETFDAVFDTCERIAREKYAPFNRTVDTQEPRFDGEKVILPQVTHDAQKAYAASGMLSAAQDYDVGGMQLPYTVEAAANAFFAMASVSIGSGMLTTGNANLLMVHGTDAQKDVFAKNEFSGRFSGTMCLSEPQAGSSLSDVVTRAVPDGEGFEADPLGPRYRLKGNKMWISAGEHELTENIIHLVLAKIPGPDGKLIPGTRGISLFIVPKWLVNVESPPPGPLPGGEGEKGSVKVTLGPRNDVALAGLNHKLGWRGTINTLLNFGEGKYPVNGEAGAIGYLVGKPHEGLRCMFHMMNEARIGVGTAATMLGMAGYYASLDYAKNRPQGRPVGPGGKDAAQPQIRIIEHADVKRMLLAQKAYCEGALALELYCARLVDEHHTGEPQAADDARLLLEVLTPIAKSWPSEWCLEANSLAIQVHGGYGYTRDFPVEQYWRDNRLNMIHEGTHGIQAMDLLGRKVLMEGGRGLQLLGERINATVEKAMRVPELASYAQALGTALQQVESATRAAWASGKAGEALANAVPYMQGFGHTVLAWVWLDVALAALAADSAKSLAATVGRLAATRYFYHYELPKIEAWLRVAETRDLTCADMPEEAF, from the coding sequence ATGAGCCTCAGGCCTACCCTTGATTTCCTGCTCTACCAGTGGCTGGATGCCGAGTCGCTGAACCGGCGCGAACGCTTTGCCGACCATTCGCGCGAGACCTTTGATGCGGTGTTTGACACCTGCGAGCGCATTGCCCGCGAAAAATATGCACCGTTCAATCGCACCGTCGATACCCAGGAGCCGCGCTTCGATGGCGAAAAAGTCATCCTCCCGCAGGTCACGCACGATGCCCAGAAGGCCTATGCGGCCTCGGGCATGCTCAGCGCCGCGCAGGACTATGACGTTGGGGGCATGCAGTTGCCCTACACCGTGGAAGCGGCTGCCAATGCTTTTTTTGCCATGGCCTCGGTCAGCATCGGCTCGGGCATGCTAACCACAGGCAATGCCAATTTGCTGATGGTGCACGGCACCGACGCGCAAAAGGACGTGTTTGCCAAAAATGAGTTTTCGGGGCGCTTCTCGGGCACCATGTGCCTGTCGGAGCCGCAGGCCGGTTCGTCCCTCAGTGACGTGGTCACGCGTGCCGTGCCGGATGGCGAGGGCTTTGAAGCCGACCCGCTCGGCCCGCGCTATCGCCTCAAGGGTAACAAGATGTGGATTTCGGCCGGCGAGCATGAGCTGACTGAAAACATCATTCATCTGGTGCTGGCCAAGATACCCGGGCCTGACGGAAAGCTGATCCCGGGCACGCGCGGCATTTCGCTGTTCATCGTGCCCAAGTGGCTGGTGAACGTGGAGAGCCCTCCCCCCGGCCCTCTCCCGGGGGGAGAGGGTGAGAAGGGCAGCGTGAAGGTCACGCTGGGTCCCAGGAACGACGTGGCGTTGGCGGGCCTGAACCACAAGCTCGGCTGGCGCGGCACGATCAACACCCTGCTCAATTTCGGTGAAGGCAAGTACCCGGTGAACGGCGAGGCGGGGGCCATCGGCTACTTGGTCGGCAAGCCGCATGAAGGGCTGCGCTGCATGTTCCACATGATGAACGAGGCGCGCATCGGGGTGGGCACCGCGGCGACCATGCTGGGCATGGCCGGCTACTACGCCAGCCTGGACTATGCCAAAAACCGGCCGCAGGGCCGGCCCGTCGGCCCCGGCGGCAAGGATGCCGCCCAGCCGCAAATCCGTATCATCGAGCATGCCGACGTCAAGCGCATGCTGCTGGCGCAAAAGGCCTACTGCGAAGGCGCGTTGGCACTGGAGCTGTATTGCGCCCGTCTGGTCGACGAACACCATACCGGCGAGCCCCAGGCCGCCGACGACGCGCGCCTGTTGCTGGAAGTGCTGACGCCCATTGCCAAAAGCTGGCCCAGCGAATGGTGCCTGGAGGCCAACTCGCTGGCCATCCAGGTGCACGGCGGCTACGGCTATACGCGTGACTTTCCGGTGGAGCAGTACTGGCGCGACAACCGCCTGAACATGATTCACGAAGGCACCCACGGTATCCAGGCCATGGATTTGCTGGGGCGCAAGGTGCTGATGGAGGGAGGCAGGGGCCTGCAGTTGCTGGGGGAGCGCATCAATGCCACAGTGGAAAAAGCCATGCGGGTGCCGGAGTTGGCCAGCTATGCCCAGGCGCTGGGCACGGCCCTGCAGCAGGTGGAGAGCGCCACCCGGGCCGCCTGGGCCAGCGGCAAGGCTGGCGAGGCCCTCGCCAATGCGGTACCCTATATGCAGGGCTTTGGCCATACTGTGCTGGCTTGGGTCTGGCTCGACGTGGCGCTGGCGGCCTTGGCCGCCGATTCTGCAAAATCGCTAGCTGCCACTGTGGGCAGATTGGCGGCCACCCGTTATTTTTATCATTACGAGTTACCCAAAATAGAAGCCTGGCTCCGGGTGGCTGAAACGCGCGACCTGACCTGTGCCGACATGCCTGAGGAGGCGTTTTAA
- a CDS encoding GNAT family N-acetyltransferase yields the protein MSEITWRFVPFDALTSRELYEVLQLRSAVFVVEQACVFQDMDGADVQAMHLLGTVSGQLAAYARCFAAGVKFAEASIGRVVTQGSQRGSGAGHALMRQAITSVTQHWGPQPIRIGAQARLEQFYRQHGFVKTGAPYSEDGIPHIEMLRPA from the coding sequence ATGAGCGAGATCACCTGGCGATTTGTTCCCTTTGACGCGCTGACAAGCCGGGAGCTGTACGAGGTGCTGCAGCTGCGCAGTGCGGTTTTTGTGGTTGAACAGGCCTGCGTCTTTCAGGACATGGACGGTGCGGACGTCCAGGCCATGCACCTGCTGGGCACGGTGTCCGGCCAACTGGCGGCGTACGCCCGCTGCTTTGCAGCCGGCGTGAAATTTGCGGAGGCCAGCATAGGCCGCGTGGTCACGCAGGGCTCGCAGCGAGGCAGCGGCGCGGGACATGCGCTGATGCGCCAGGCCATCACGAGTGTGACGCAGCACTGGGGCCCACAACCCATCCGGATCGGCGCCCAGGCACGGCTGGAGCAGTTTTACCGGCAGCATGGCTTTGTGAAAACGGGCGCGCCCTACAGCGAAGACGGCATTCCCCACATCGAAATGCTGCGCCCGGCCTAA
- a CDS encoding glutathione S-transferase family protein, whose translation MQELILHHYPTSPFAEKIRLILGYKNLPWRSVIIPMIMPKPDVLALTGGYRKTPVLQIGADIYCDSALICDVLEHLRPMPELYPEPSKGLARILAHWGDHTLFWTSMAFSTQPKGMAQMFGNAGPDAARAFGEDRKAMSAGMPRLRPADAAAAYRSYLRRISDMLDDLPFLLGEVPCIADFAMYHPLWFTRVRTSVLADILNATPAVLEWMDRVAAIGHGSMEKFSSTGAIAVAAASTPAPLHDDIFQDEHGIPLGSRVLVSGESFGPEPTEGELIAATRMHYTLRRTDERAGTVHVHFPRIGYSLKAATPA comes from the coding sequence ATGCAAGAGCTGATTCTTCATCACTACCCGACTTCGCCTTTCGCCGAGAAAATCCGGTTGATCCTGGGCTATAAAAACCTGCCCTGGAGGTCCGTCATCATCCCGATGATCATGCCCAAACCCGATGTGCTGGCACTGACGGGCGGCTACCGCAAGACCCCGGTGCTGCAGATAGGCGCAGACATTTACTGCGACTCCGCGCTGATCTGCGATGTGCTGGAGCATCTGCGGCCCATGCCCGAGCTCTATCCGGAGCCGAGCAAGGGTCTGGCGCGCATCCTCGCGCACTGGGGCGACCACACGCTGTTCTGGACGTCGATGGCATTCAGCACGCAGCCCAAGGGCATGGCTCAGATGTTTGGCAACGCCGGGCCCGACGCGGCCCGTGCCTTTGGCGAAGACCGCAAGGCCATGAGCGCGGGCATGCCGCGCCTGCGCCCGGCCGACGCGGCTGCGGCTTACAGGTCCTACCTGCGCCGGATATCCGACATGCTCGATGACCTGCCTTTTCTGCTGGGGGAGGTGCCCTGCATCGCCGACTTTGCGATGTACCACCCGCTGTGGTTCACACGCGTGCGCACGTCCGTGCTGGCTGACATCCTGAACGCCACGCCCGCCGTGCTGGAGTGGATGGACCGCGTCGCCGCCATTGGCCACGGCAGCATGGAGAAATTCAGCTCCACCGGGGCCATTGCCGTGGCCGCCGCCTCCACGCCGGCGCCGCTGCATGACGATATTTTTCAGGATGAGCACGGCATCCCCCTGGGCAGCCGGGTGCTGGTCAGCGGCGAGAGCTTTGGCCCCGAGCCCACCGAGGGCGAGCTGATCGCCGCCACCCGCATGCACTACACCCTGCGCCGCACCGACGAGCGGGCCGGCACGGTTCATGTGCACTTCCCGCGCATCGGCTATTCACTGAAGGCGGCCACACCCGCATGA
- a CDS encoding NADP-dependent oxidoreductase, with protein MPLNQQILLDNRPIGEAVASNFKLVSSETPALKDGQVLVRHHFLSLDPYMRGRMNDTRNYAAAQPLGQVMIGGTAGEVMESRSPKFQPGDKVVGMGGWQQYSVVDAEQPGALRKVDTTQVPLSHYLGAVGMPGVTAYYGLVKIIEPKAGQTVAVSAATGAVGSAFAALAKARGCRTVGIAGGPDKCQYAVNELGFDACIDYKLYKDAASLSAALKEACPNGIDGYFENVGGMVLNAVLPLMNDFGRIAVCGMIAGYDGEPTPITHPALILRSRLKVQGFIVSEHMEVWPEALKELGTLVATGKLRPRETIAQGLQAAPEAFLGLLKGRNFGKQLVKLI; from the coding sequence ATGCCCCTTAATCAACAAATCCTGCTCGACAACCGTCCCATCGGCGAGGCGGTTGCCAGCAATTTCAAACTGGTCAGCAGCGAAACACCAGCCTTGAAAGACGGGCAGGTGCTGGTGCGCCATCATTTTTTGAGTCTGGACCCGTACATGCGTGGCCGCATGAATGACACCAGGAACTACGCCGCCGCCCAGCCACTGGGGCAAGTCATGATTGGCGGCACTGCCGGCGAGGTCATGGAAAGCCGCTCGCCGAAGTTTCAACCGGGCGACAAGGTCGTCGGCATGGGCGGCTGGCAGCAGTACAGCGTGGTCGATGCCGAGCAGCCTGGGGCGCTGCGCAAGGTGGACACCACGCAGGTGCCGCTCTCGCATTACCTCGGCGCGGTGGGTATGCCGGGCGTCACGGCCTACTACGGGTTGGTGAAAATCATCGAGCCCAAGGCAGGCCAAACCGTTGCAGTCAGTGCTGCGACGGGGGCCGTGGGCAGCGCTTTTGCCGCGCTGGCCAAAGCACGCGGGTGCCGCACGGTAGGCATTGCCGGCGGCCCCGACAAGTGCCAGTACGCTGTCAACGAACTTGGTTTCGATGCCTGCATTGACTACAAGCTGTACAAAGATGCCGCATCGCTTTCAGCCGCTTTGAAAGAGGCCTGCCCCAACGGCATTGACGGCTACTTTGAAAATGTGGGCGGTATGGTGCTCAATGCCGTGCTGCCGCTGATGAACGACTTTGGCCGCATTGCCGTGTGCGGCATGATCGCGGGCTACGACGGAGAGCCGACGCCCATCACGCATCCGGCGCTGATCTTGCGGAGCCGCCTGAAGGTTCAGGGTTTTATCGTCAGCGAACACATGGAGGTCTGGCCCGAAGCCCTGAAAGAACTCGGCACGCTGGTGGCTACCGGCAAGCTGAGGCCGCGTGAAACCATTGCGCAAGGCCTGCAAGCCGCACCAGAGGCCTTCCTCGGTCTGCTCAAGGGCAGAAACTTCGGCAAACAGCTGGTCAAGCTCATTTAG
- a CDS encoding SDR family oxidoreductase — MTASKPRSIQQLFDLTGKTALVTGGSRGLGLQLAQALGEAGAKVILSSRKAEDLIESAAELKAAGIDVDWIAADCSKEEDIRALADEAIKRLGHVDILVNNAGAAWGAPAEDHPVEAWDKVMNLNIRGYFILSQHIAKHSMIARKSGRIINVASIAGLGGNPPEMTTVAYNTSKGAVINFTRALGCEWGKYNITVNAICPGFFPSKMTVGTLKALGEEKLAAHAPLGRLGDDEDLKGLCVLYASDAGKHITGQWLAVDGGVSVVTGG, encoded by the coding sequence ATGACTGCCAGCAAGCCCCGTTCCATTCAACAGCTGTTTGACCTCACAGGCAAAACCGCACTGGTCACCGGCGGGTCGCGCGGCCTGGGTCTGCAACTGGCCCAGGCGTTGGGTGAGGCCGGTGCCAAAGTTATTTTGAGTTCGCGCAAAGCCGAAGACCTGATCGAGTCCGCCGCCGAGCTGAAAGCCGCCGGCATTGACGTCGACTGGATTGCCGCCGACTGCTCGAAGGAAGAAGACATTCGCGCACTGGCGGATGAGGCCATCAAGCGACTCGGACACGTGGACATCCTGGTCAACAACGCCGGTGCGGCCTGGGGCGCACCCGCCGAAGACCATCCGGTGGAGGCCTGGGACAAGGTGATGAACCTCAACATCCGCGGTTACTTCATCCTCTCGCAGCACATCGCCAAGCACAGCATGATCGCGCGCAAGTCTGGCCGCATCATCAATGTGGCGTCCATCGCAGGCCTGGGTGGCAACCCGCCCGAGATGACCACCGTCGCCTACAACACCTCCAAAGGTGCTGTCATCAACTTCACCCGCGCCCTCGGTTGCGAATGGGGCAAGTACAACATCACCGTCAACGCGATTTGCCCGGGGTTTTTTCCCAGCAAGATGACGGTTGGAACGCTCAAGGCGCTGGGCGAAGAAAAACTCGCCGCTCACGCGCCATTGGGCCGCCTGGGCGATGATGAAGACCTCAAGGGCCTGTGCGTGCTTTACGCGTCAGACGCGGGCAAGCACATCACTGGCCAGTGGCTGGCGGTGGACGGTGGTGTTTCGGTAGTCACAGGCGGCTAG
- a CDS encoding acyl-CoA dehydrogenase family protein, translating to MDITHEVFNQPEPLADYNLFDTNRPLRDALKFNAPALDTTELAALGAMLGSTGMQTHARLANIHAPELHSHDRFGRRLDQVEFHPSYHELMKLAIGAGLHGTPWASPHPGPLPEGEGTGHPAPKGKRVRHPLPLGEGRGEGLSPHVLRAAGFMLFTELEPSVLCPISMTYAVTPALRSNAAIYADWAPGLTGRAYDSELKPWQGKAGLTMGMGMTEKQGGSDVRANTTRAEPAGSDGWGARYTLTGHKWFFSAPMCDAFLVLAQTTSGLSCFFLPRILPDGSLNAIRIQRLKDKLGNKANASSEVEFEGAQAWLVGEEGRGIPQILEMGTMTRLDCALGTSGLMRQALSLALNHTSQRKAFGKLLIDQPLMRNVLADLALESEAATALALRLARAFDRAADAHEAVMARLLTPIAKFWICKRGSHFAQEAMECLGGNGYVEEGGVGVMARIYREMPLNSIWEGAGNIMALDLLRALRKADAVAALEHELSAARGAHPALDRLAAALPTRVEQMATELEARRLAQDVALAVQAALLLQTAPAPVFSAFCDSRISGNWGQTFGTLAAGTDFDTIIARAMPR from the coding sequence ATGGACATCACCCATGAAGTCTTCAACCAGCCGGAGCCGCTGGCGGACTACAACCTGTTCGACACCAACCGCCCCCTGCGCGACGCGCTGAAGTTCAACGCACCGGCACTGGACACCACCGAGCTGGCAGCCCTGGGCGCCATGCTGGGCAGTACCGGGATGCAAACCCACGCGCGCTTGGCCAATATTCATGCCCCGGAGCTGCACAGCCACGACCGCTTTGGCCGACGGCTGGACCAGGTGGAGTTTCATCCGAGCTATCACGAGTTGATGAAACTCGCGATCGGTGCCGGCTTGCATGGCACCCCTTGGGCCAGCCCTCACCCTGGCCCTCTCCCAGAGGGAGAGGGAACCGGACACCCTGCGCCAAAGGGGAAGCGAGTCAGACACCCTCTCCCTCTGGGAGAGGGCAGGGGTGAGGGCCTGTCCCCGCATGTGCTGCGCGCCGCTGGCTTCATGCTCTTTACGGAGCTCGAACCATCGGTGCTGTGCCCGATCTCCATGACCTATGCGGTCACGCCGGCGCTGCGCAGCAATGCGGCCATCTATGCCGACTGGGCTCCCGGGCTCACCGGTCGCGCCTATGACTCTGAACTCAAGCCATGGCAGGGCAAGGCCGGCCTCACCATGGGCATGGGCATGACCGAAAAGCAGGGCGGCTCGGATGTGCGGGCCAACACCACCCGGGCCGAGCCCGCGGGCAGTGACGGCTGGGGAGCGCGTTACACCCTCACGGGCCACAAGTGGTTTTTCTCGGCACCCATGTGCGACGCCTTTCTGGTGCTGGCCCAAACCACCAGCGGCTTGAGCTGCTTTTTCCTGCCGCGCATTCTTCCCGATGGCAGCCTGAACGCCATCCGCATCCAGCGCCTCAAGGACAAGCTGGGCAACAAGGCCAATGCCAGTTCAGAAGTAGAGTTCGAGGGTGCCCAGGCCTGGCTGGTGGGTGAAGAAGGCCGCGGCATTCCGCAAATTCTGGAGATGGGCACCATGACCCGGCTGGACTGCGCCCTGGGCACCAGCGGCCTGATGCGCCAGGCCCTGAGCCTCGCGCTCAACCACACGTCGCAGCGCAAGGCCTTCGGCAAATTGCTGATAGACCAGCCGCTGATGCGCAATGTGCTGGCCGACCTGGCGCTCGAATCGGAAGCCGCCACGGCGCTGGCCCTTCGCCTGGCCCGTGCGTTCGACAGGGCTGCCGACGCGCATGAAGCGGTGATGGCGCGCCTGCTCACCCCGATCGCCAAGTTCTGGATCTGCAAGCGCGGCAGCCACTTTGCGCAGGAAGCCATGGAATGCCTGGGCGGCAACGGTTATGTGGAGGAGGGCGGTGTTGGCGTCATGGCCCGCATCTACCGCGAAATGCCGCTGAACTCCATCTGGGAAGGCGCCGGCAACATCATGGCGCTGGACTTGCTGCGCGCCCTGCGCAAGGCCGATGCTGTGGCGGCACTGGAGCATGAGCTTTCTGCCGCCAGGGGCGCACATCCGGCGCTGGACCGGCTCGCCGCAGCCTTGCCCACGCGGGTGGAGCAGATGGCCACGGAACTGGAGGCGCGCCGGCTGGCGCAAGATGTTGCGCTGGCAGTGCAGGCTGCGCTACTGTTGCAGACAGCACCGGCGCCGGTGTTCAGCGCATTTTGTGACTCGCGCATTTCCGGCAACTGGGGCCAGACCTTCGGCACGCTGGCTGCAGGCACTGATTTCGACACCATCATCGCCCGGGCCATGCCCCGGTAA
- a CDS encoding Dabb family protein, whose product MWKLKDAADAPDFKARLDTCRQLVPGMHAFEVAIRTPGLEANCDVVLYSEFENSAALAAYQDHPHHQLISSGLGALRDTRTVLDYEVQPSKETTHDCQQAPFHSTAV is encoded by the coding sequence ATGTGGAAACTCAAGGACGCCGCGGATGCCCCGGATTTCAAGGCGCGCCTGGACACCTGTCGCCAGCTGGTGCCGGGAATGCACGCCTTTGAAGTCGCCATCAGGACACCCGGACTGGAAGCCAACTGCGATGTTGTGCTTTACTCAGAGTTTGAAAACAGCGCAGCATTGGCTGCCTACCAAGATCACCCTCATCACCAGCTGATCAGTAGCGGCCTGGGCGCCTTGCGCGACACCCGAACCGTGCTTGATTACGAAGTTCAACCATCCAAGGAGACGACCCATGACTGCCAGCAAGCCCCGTTCCATTCAACAGCTGTTTGA
- a CDS encoding acetyl-CoA C-acyltransferase, with product MTSAVIVSTARTPLAKSWKGSFNMTHGATLGGHAVEHALKRAGIDAAEVDDVIMGCATPEGATGANIARQIALRAGCPVTVSGMTVNRFCSSGLQTIALAAQRVIAGEADIYVAGGVESISCVQQEMNTHMLQESWLAKNKPEIYWNMLQTAEQVAKRYNISRDRMDEYGALSQQKAAAALAAGRFEAEIAPITVTAGVADPVMGLITKQVTVSKDEGIREGTTKEGISGIKPAIPGGVIAAGNASQFSDGGGAVVVMGEKVAEKKGLKPLGRFLGFAVAGCEPDEMGIGPVFAIPKVLAKLGLKISDIDLWELNEAFAVQVLYCADKLGIPMDRLNVNGGAIAVGHPYGVTGQRLTGHALIEGKRRGAKRVCVTMCIGGGMGAAGIYEVL from the coding sequence ATGACCTCAGCCGTAATAGTTTCCACCGCCCGCACCCCCCTGGCCAAAAGCTGGAAGGGCTCTTTCAACATGACGCACGGTGCTACCCTGGGCGGCCACGCCGTAGAGCATGCCCTCAAGCGCGCCGGCATTGATGCGGCCGAAGTTGACGACGTCATCATGGGTTGCGCCACACCCGAAGGCGCCACCGGCGCCAACATTGCGCGCCAGATTGCGCTGCGCGCCGGTTGCCCGGTCACCGTGTCGGGCATGACCGTTAACCGTTTTTGCTCATCCGGCCTGCAGACCATCGCCCTGGCGGCGCAGCGCGTGATCGCCGGTGAGGCCGATATCTACGTGGCTGGCGGCGTGGAAAGCATCTCCTGCGTGCAGCAGGAAATGAATACCCACATGCTGCAGGAAAGCTGGCTTGCCAAAAACAAACCCGAGATTTACTGGAACATGCTGCAAACCGCCGAGCAGGTCGCCAAGCGCTACAACATCTCGCGTGACCGCATGGACGAATACGGCGCGCTCAGCCAGCAAAAGGCCGCGGCTGCACTCGCTGCCGGCCGCTTTGAAGCCGAGATCGCACCCATTACCGTCACAGCTGGCGTAGCCGATCCGGTGATGGGCCTGATCACCAAACAGGTCACCGTGAGCAAGGATGAGGGCATTCGCGAAGGCACCACCAAGGAGGGCATCAGCGGCATCAAGCCGGCCATCCCCGGGGGTGTCATTGCGGCCGGCAATGCCAGCCAGTTCTCCGATGGTGGTGGCGCGGTGGTGGTGATGGGCGAGAAAGTAGCTGAAAAAAAGGGCCTGAAACCGCTGGGTCGTTTTCTGGGCTTTGCGGTGGCTGGCTGCGAGCCCGACGAAATGGGCATCGGTCCGGTTTTCGCCATTCCCAAGGTGCTGGCCAAACTGGGCCTGAAGATCAGCGACATCGACCTCTGGGAGCTGAACGAAGCCTTTGCCGTGCAGGTGCTGTACTGCGCCGACAAGCTGGGCATTCCCATGGACCGGCTCAATGTCAACGGTGGCGCCATTGCCGTCGGCCACCCTTACGGCGTCACGGGTCAGCGCCTCACCGGCCACGCCCTGATCGAAGGCAAGCGTCGCGGCGCCAAACGTGTTTGTGTGACCATGTGCATTGGCGGCGGCATGGGTGCTGCAGGTATTTACGAAGTCCTGTAA